The Brevundimonas vesicularis genome includes the window GATATTCGAAGGAACAGCATGAACGACGATCCTTGACGCCCGGTGTCGGGGCGCGGTTACGCAGGTCTTAACGCGAGATGCTTTCCAGCGTCTCGCCGGCGTATTTCTCCTTCACGCGCGTCGACAGGTCGCCCAGCGACACGACGCCGACCACGCGGCCATGCTTGTCCACGACCGGGGCGCGACGGATCTGCTTGGAGCCCATCAGGTCCAGCACGATCTTAAGGTCATCGGTGTCCAGCACTGTTTGCGGATCACGAGTGATGAACTCGACCACCGCCGCCGACGGGGCCGCGCCGGTCGCCAGGGCGCGCACGACGATGTCGCGGTCGGTGATCGTGCCGATCAGCTGATCGCCGTCCGCCACGGGCACGAAGCCGAAGTCGCCCTTGGCCATGCGGCTGGCCACATCCTGGATGGTGTCGGCGGGGCGGGCCAGATGCACGTCCTTGGTCATCACGTCGCGGATCTTCATGGCGGGTTTCCTTTGTTTGAAGCGTTGCG containing:
- a CDS encoding CBS domain-containing protein produces the protein MKIRDVMTKDVHLARPADTIQDVASRMAKGDFGFVPVADGDQLIGTITDRDIVVRALATGAAPSAAVVEFITRDPQTVLDTDDLKIVLDLMGSKQIRRAPVVDKHGRVVGVVSLGDLSTRVKEKYAGETLESISR